A single Anopheles funestus chromosome 2RL, idAnoFuneDA-416_04, whole genome shotgun sequence DNA region contains:
- the LOC125764908 gene encoding protein sprint: MESETDDNCYERKDIPVDSFGGDFYHSRDVTTRQLNRHHLVSCASDLSPANARPISLPAKLSNNPDGGTCNGRDQLDSGTNLVDSSSLIRRYAEVTKFKQDVSSGSGNSANRLSKGPDSSLAMAKRRFSALHSSVQQNEVETMDDDMMPLLSNNRELSQEELYESHTSLVSSSEGGIMAEGEETSSDESQESNSSANPTAIVMSLLERLLRSHPVWFLPGIQRSGAIHLLQGKEEGTFIVRGSSQSKTMAVSVRLPVNAGPYIEHYLIQSNNGQLSLESSRFKFDSIPALIAHYTQCCDELPVQLCLPVALREAKNRQQLSSLALLGQEFWRYPMASSPKPKPTTVPATPSATSSHMNTPSEATHSSGIGISVLNHTPVSHGTPITGGTSLGGGGMLNTFGETPTDTFSTLSSFTVSNGQTLLSPESIDSAIMMSPMTDQNQTGIIGKTSTFKARKQQIISPTTQHEVEKQIELFNANILGHGSHGGHSNGDVTGGEMTSSTSSSMESRQGDVQNVSSTLERKPRAPRPTPPNTLNIKPIRSPPAPPARRIKLQIAENSPTVERTTFMQQKDTDFTPTTGFPTRDTAFQRRETPVLTTGTSNNSGSHVTNTVWYCDTDTVGDGQEKQPSVSQTNDHKPEVDNHCFSVPASTRVSRRNKRKESKHYQESDILESPSVYCRSTLVDKISDYEDIWTQDAASKGDRRSLLGQRHGMFGQEDLTLKGLVSPSIDSMSYRQGKLTSYRGPAGHGGAHTYSVDNLAVGMSGLDSASDRASTPTDKPARPPVALKTFSPIPKEDNRFGRTALADVRQRSCMNISHTTPAGTPVTLEDAIGGGVGFGGQDQKQASPFYADPADILSNIVRRSPLNRLASSNSSQRHSEPPKQLFGNDDVLPYTVHPWGNGNGCNVNNNFAASLDELALEKNDSMVSGVRMHELSITGGAAVHIMSDYDSDIRWKTPTTSMKTIEPPTKPHQKSTDSLIGRPITIHQIIAKKLPALNLSERLLDGMLANDSGIGGNGESGFGTLGNRGQRKSAYDNVEKQANAYASSAINSAHSDDGTVFSEPWDSSQWDSFLPNEQSSLEVTNMGNSYDSSSSVAKENRYGKDIQQQLPQSQQKVATILRSRSCRDREILCHPRNRSSHNGPGESIATYAFYLASKPDSTFSRNISNFIACTKESKAAPHPQVVMRNMRQFMSGMKNYLVKHGEGDFAAEVQKARAQLKADEFLNLDSILEEVMHKLVILPLREHLYGLFVDYYSQSGDIQLIVEKVRSTAGRGPLAFGIKGNVIPPSPTAMRQIATLFVRLQEVELPLAKLDLLLAAVSTIFEATTCCNGQQLSADDFLPVLVMVVAHCGFIGAEIEAEYMWGLLQPSLLSGEAGYYLTALCSAVHVLKNFSLSEQEGTSTLDWESSTMPNCSSVLRVIIPDEYNGSIQTRTLPIRPHTTTKEVCRIIAHKARITNAQDYGLFKLIDGEETLLHDTECPQDVRMTAKGKHFMIAYKRIDAKIAWPTVMPNNAASNNTMTTSTTNTTNATANNAIIATTTTTTTASDNQLKV; encoded by the exons ATGGAATCGGAAACAGACGACAACTGCTATGAGCGGAAGGACATCCCGGTGGATAGCTTTGGAGGTGATTTCTACCACAGCAGAGACGTAACAACGCGCCAGCTCAACCGACATCACCTGGTGAGCTGTGCGTCCGATCTGTCTCCGGCCAATGCACGTCCCATCTCACTGCCGGCAAAGTTAAGCAACAATCCCGATGGAGGAACGTGCAATGGTCGTGATCAGCTCGATAGTGGAACGAATTTGGTCGACAGCTCATCGCTGATCAGACGGTACGCTGAGGTGACCAAGTTTAAGCAGGACGTATCATCCGGCAGCGGAAACAGCGCAAACAGGCTTTCTAAAGG ACCGGATTCTTCCCTAGCAATGGCAAAACGGCGGTTCAGCGCATTGCACTCCAGCGTGCAGCAAAATGAGGTGGAAACAATGGACGACGATATGATGCCTCTGCTTTCGAACAATCGAGAACTCTCGCAGGAAGAACTGTATGAA tcaCACACATCACTTGTCTCCAGCTCGGAAGGAGGCATTATGGCCGAGGGTGAAGAAACGTCCAGTGACGAATCGCAGGAATCGAACAGTTCGGCCAATCCTACCGCGATCGTGATGAGTCTGCTGGAGCGTTTGCTTCGTTCGCATCCGGTATGGTTTTTACCCGGCATTCAACGTTCCGGTGCAATCCATCTGCTGCAGGGAAAGGAAGAAGGG aCGTTCATTGTTCGTGGTTCTAGTCAGTCAAAAACGATGGCCGTTTCGGTGCGTTTGCCGGTGAACGCAGGGCCTTACATCGAACACTATCTGATACAGTCCAACAACGGGCAGTTGAGTTTGGAAAGCTCTCGCTTCAAGTTTGACTCCATACCAGCGCTTATCGCTCACTACACGCAATGCTGCGACGAGCTACCCGTCCAGCTATGTCTTCCGGTAGCGTTACGCGAAGCGAAAAATCGCCAGCAACTATCGTCTTTGGCGCTGCTGGGCCAAGAGTTCTGGCGCTATCCGATGGCTAGCTCGccgaaaccaaaaccaaccacCGTACCGGCGACACCGTCCGCCACCTCTAGTCACATGAACACCCCGTCCGAAGCAACGCACTCGAGCGGCATCGGCATATCCGTACTTAATCATACACCGGTCAGTCACGGCACACCTATCACCGGCGGTACCTCACTGGGTGGAGGTGGAATGCTAAACACGTTCGGCGAGACACCGACCGATACGTTCTCGACGCTGAGCAGTTTCACCGTCAGCAATGGGCAAACGCTGCTGAGTCCCGAATCGATCGACAGTGCCATCATGATGTCACCGATGACCGACCAGAACCAGACGGGGATCATTGGGAAAACGAGCACGTTTAAGGCACGCAAGCAGCAAATCATCTCACCCACCACGCAACATGAGGTGGAAAAGCAAATTGAACTGTTCAACGCAAACATACTGGGGCACGGTAGCCACGGGGGTCATTCAAACGGTGATGTTACTGGCGGCGAAATGACAAGCTCGACCTCATCATCCATGGAAAGCAGACAGGGCGATGTGCAAAACGTGAGCAGCACGCTGGAACGGAAACCACGAGCACCGAGACCAACGCCACCGAATACGCTGAACATTAAACCGATTAG AAgtccaccagcaccaccggcAAGACGTATAAAGCTGCAGATTGCAGAGAATAGCCCGACGGTAGAGCGAACCACATTCATGCAACAAAAAGACACGGACTTCACACCGACAACAGGATTTCCTACCAGAGACACAGCATTCCAGCGCAGAGAAACACCGGTGTTGACCACCGGCACTTCCAACAATTCG GGTTCACATGTAACCAATACTGTGTGGTATTGTGATACCGACACTGTAGGAGATGGACAGGAGAAGCAACCATCTGTGAGTCAGACAAACGATCACAAACCAGAAGTGGACAATCATTGCTTCAGCGTTCCGGCGAGTACTCGCGTTAGTCGCCGTAACAAGCGGAAAGAATCGAAACACTATCAG GAATCGGATATTTTGGAATCACCATCCGTTTACTGCAGAAGTACGCTCGTGGATAAGATCAGCGATTATGAGGACATATGGACGCAGGACGCGGCTAGCAAAGGCGATCGAAGGTCGCTTCTAGGTCAGCGGCATGGCATGTTTGGCCAGGAAGATTTAA CTCTAAAAGGTCTTGTTTCTCCATCGATCGATTCCATGAGTTACAGACAGGGCAAATTAACCTCCTATCGTGGCCCAGCCGGCCATGGTGGGGCGCACACGTACTCAGTCGACAATCTTGCCGTTGGTATGAGTGGTCTTGATTCGGCTAGTGATCGTGCCAGCACACCGACCGACAAACCAGCCCGTCCACCGGTGGCATTGAAAACGTTTTCACCAATACCGAAGGAGGACAATCGTTTCGGTCGGACGGCGTTAGCTGATGTCCGACAGCGATCGTGCATGAACATTTCGCACACCACACCCGCCGGGACACCGGTGACGCTAGAAGACGcgattggtggtggtgttgggtTCGGTGGACAGGACCAAAAACAGGCCAGCCCGTTCTATGCGGATCCGGCGGATATTTTAAGCAACATCGTCCGTCGCAGTCCTTTAAATCGTTTGGCTTCATCGAACAGCAGCCAGCGTCATTCGGAACCACCAAAGCAGCTGTTCGGAAATGATGATGTGCTACCTTACACGGTGCATCCGTGGGGCAATGGAAATGGATGCAATGTGAAT AACAACTTTGCCGCATCTCTGGACGAGCTGGCATTGGAGAAAAACGACTCCATGGTGTCGGGTGTTAGAATGCATGAACTGAGCATTACGGGTGGTGCTGCGGTTCACATTATGAGTGATTACGACTCCGATATCCGATGGAAAACTCCCACCACCTCGATGAAGACGATCGAACCGCCTACAAAGCCACACCAGAAAAGCACCGATAGTCTCATCGGAAGACCGATCACGATACATCAGATTATAGCAAAGAAGTTGCCGGCACTGAATTTGTCGGAACGATTGCTGGATGGTATGCTGGCGAACGATAGCGGCATCGGAGGCAATGGCGAGTCAGGTTTCGGAACGTTAGGTAACAGAGGACAGCGGAAGTCGGCCTACGATAATGTGGAAAAGCAAGCAAATG CTTATGCATCATCAGCCATCAATAGCGCTCATTCGGACGATGGTACTGTTTTTTCTGAACCGTGGGACAGCTCTCAGTGGGATTCTTTTCTTCCCAACGAAC AATCTTCTCTGGAGGTTACGAACATGGGTAATAGCTACGACAGCAGTAGCTCGGTTGCCAAAGAAAACCGCTACGGAAAAGACATACAGCAACAGTTACCACAGTCGCAGCAAAAAGTAGCTACTATACTGCGTTCTCGCAGTTGCCGCGATCGAGAAATTTTAT GTCATCCACGCAACAGGTCCTCTCATAACGGTCCCGGCGAATCAATTGCCACGTACGCCTTCTACCTTGCGAGTAAGCCGGACTCAACGTTTTCCCGCAACATAAGCAACTTTATCGCCTGTACGAAGGAATCGAAGGCGGCCCCTCATCCGCAGGTTGTGATGCGCAACATGCGCCAATTCATGTCCGGCATGAAGAACTATCTGGTGAAGCACGGCGAGGGCGACTTTGCCGCAGAGGTGCAGAAAGCACGGGCACAGTTGAAAGCGGACGAGTTCCTCAACCTCGACTCAATCCTGGAGGAGGTGATGCACAAGCTGGTGATACTGCCGTTGCGTGAGCATCTCTACGGTTTGTTCGTGGATTACTACAGCCAATCGGGCGATATACAGCTGATTGTGGAAAAGGTACGCTCGACAGCGGGTCGCGGTCCACTGGCTTTCGGTATCAAG GGTAATGTGATACCGCCGAGCCCAACAGCGATGCGACAAATTGCAACATTGTTCGTGCGTCTGCAAGAGGTGGAACTGCCCTTAGCTAAACTGGATTTGCTTCTTGCCGCGGTGTCGACCATTTTTGAAGCGACCACCTGCTGCAACGGGCAACAGCTAAGTGCGGACGATTTCCTGCCCGTGCTGGTAATGGTGGTGGCACATTGTGGATTTATCGGTGCGGAAATTGAGGCAGAGTATATGTGGGGATTACTACAACCATCGCTGCTGAGCGGGGAAGCTGGCTATTACTTAACGGCCCTCTGCAGTGCGGTGCATGTGCTTAAGAACTTTAGCCTCAGCGAACAGGAAGGCACATCGACTCTGGAT TGGGAATCATCAACGATGCCAAACTGTTCGTCGGTGCTACGCGTGATCATACCGGACGAATATAATGGTTCGATTCAAACGCGCACACTTCCAATACGACCGCATACGACGACGAAGGAAGTGTGCCGAATAATTGCCCATAAGGCAAGAATAACAAATGCCCAAGACTATGGTCTATTCAAGCTGATCGACGGTGAAG aAACTCTTCTACATGACACCGAATGTCCGCAAGACGTCCGGATGACGGCGAAAGGGAAACATTTTATGATAGCATACAAAAGGATCGACGCAAAAATAGCGTGGCCCACCGTGATGCCAAATAACGCTGCTAGCAACAACACTATGACCACTAGCACTACTAATACTACGAATGCTACTGCTAATAATGCTATCATTGCTaccactaccactactactactgcgaGTGATAATCAACTAAAAGTATAA